Proteins encoded by one window of Sardina pilchardus chromosome 7, fSarPil1.1, whole genome shotgun sequence:
- the hmga1a gene encoding high mobility group AT-hook 1a, producing MSDSAKDTVSPKEKDGAEKRGRGRPRKHPQEPSGSPTPKRPRGRPKGSKNKSSTAAKGKKATAPASAGTKRRGRPKKAEKEEEPSKESSEEEEEEEEEQ from the exons ATGAGTGACTCCGCCAAGGATACCGTGTCGCCGAAGGAGAAGGatggagcagagaagagaggacgtGGGAGACCAAGAAAACACCCACAG gagcCTAGTGGGTCTCCGACTCCTAAGCGGCCCAGAGGAAGACCAAAGGGCAGCAAGAACAAGTCCTCCACTGCCGCCAAGGGCAAA AAAGCCACGGCACCAGCATCTGCAGGGACGAAACGCAGAGGAAGACCCAAGAAGGCG gagaaggaggaggagcccTCGAAGGAATCctccgaggaggaggaagaggaggaggaagaacagtaA
- the smim29 gene encoding small integral membrane protein 29: protein MNSTTQPPSIADKDVAVGYVLVPLFLVTIIGIVTAVVLYIRRKRRLDRLRHQLLPVYTYDPSEEVNEAEQEMLWREEDTKVVQSWVRNYQQDRPLLMKEAQG, encoded by the exons ATGAACTCTACCACCCAGCCTCCCTCCATCGCAGACAAAGACGTGGCGGTGGGCTACGTGCTGGTCCCCCTCTTCCTCGTCACCATCATCGGGATCGTGACAGCAGTG GTGCTGTACATACGGAGGAAGCGAAG GCTTGACCGGCTGCGACACCAGCTGCTTCCAGTTTACACATATGACCCCTCAGAAGAAGTGAACGAAGCTGAACAAGAAATGCTCTGGAGGGAAGAGGACACTAAG gtggtgcagagctgggtgagAAACTACCAGCAAGATCGCCCTCTGTTGATGAAAGAAGCTCAAGGATGA